TTCACAAGTAATCGGGAAAACAAAATCACATCATGATCAAAAAGGCGGAGTGATTTCATAAGCCGATCGTTTAACGTGTTGAAAACTGCATTGTCATGATACAAAAAGCCTCTAATTTATTTTTGTTAGAGGCTTTTTTGTTCAGCAAATCATCTTCCTGACAGTATCGTTCAACTATTTATAATTGTAAGCTTTTCTTTTGCATTATAACGTCATCAACACGTTATGCGATTGGCTTGGTGACGTTCCCCCGTCTTTATGCCTATTCCGCTGATTTCGCCACTTGATTCCGGAGGAATCCGCCACCCTGTTCCGATTCAAAGCGCCATGGTGTTCCGGTTGAATCCGCCACCCCTGGTCGGAGCGTAGCGACGCTGGATTTTCAGCTCTTTTACATAGAAGATTCTTCAGGTCAAGCCGGCATATTTTTTCCTCATCGATTCCCCCTTCATCGACAGATTGATCTTATGGGCATTATGGACCAGCCGGTCGAGGATGGCGTCGGCAATTGTGGGATCGCCGATTTGTTCATGCCATAAATCCACGGGGAGTTGACTGG
The Syntrophus gentianae genome window above contains:
- a CDS encoding ATP-binding protein, giving the protein SQLPVDLWHEQIGDPTIADAILDRLVHNAHKINLSMKGESMRKKYAGLT